Genomic window (Branchiostoma lanceolatum isolate klBraLanc5 chromosome 13, klBraLanc5.hap2, whole genome shotgun sequence):
TCATCCAGAAAATATGTCTTAGTTATTACACTTTATGTAAAGGCAACCCTGTGAGCATACAGATTTTGAATATCAATGTGTTTTAATTTCAATCAGTAGAAAAGTATCCTTTGAGTGTCCAAATGTCAAAAATAAATCAGAAAAGGattgaagaaacaaaatcattagTTGTTTGTTATTGTGAACAACTTTCAATAAACAGAGAGCCATTTTGTCTAAGAAATATTGTCATATGTCAATCGAACTGCAAAGTGTAACAGGTCAGTATCAGCTCAGTGCCAATGCATACACTGCACAGTCCTTCCCTGTTGTCTTAGACTCCTATGCCACTGGGCGCTAACAAGAGAAGTGTTTTCCACATTCCACAACAGCTTAGCAAACCTGGGGCTGTCATCAGCCCAACATGCCCAGCCAGGTCACCCTCAGGTCAACATTTACAGCCTGGACTTCTCCTCAGGTTTCTCCCAACAGTCCACATTTAGATTAGATGATGTCAGAATTGGGCCACCAACACACAGGCCACAGCACCTGCTACTGTAGGGCTAGGAGACAGAAGGACCTGACTTTTAAGTTTAGATAGGAGATAGCCTGTTTTTTGTGGTGGGAAGGGGgtgcctgggtaccatcctctttAGTAACCGCTGGCTAAATCTTTTCATCACCAACACACAGCACCCGCTACTGTAGGAGATGGAATGACCTACCTTTAAAGTTTAGATAGGAGACAGTTTGTTTTTATACAGTCTGTTGGTCCATCACAACAAGGACCTTGTACCAACAGGTAGTTAATAAATGTCAGTACAGGGAAAGAACCAAAGAATGTTTTAAGATAGAATGTCATGGCCATTGTTTTCTGTCCGTCTTTCACATTGTTGATTATTGTAAGGTCATGTTGGACCTCAAAAGGAAAAGAACAGTATCAATAGAACATGATGGATATTGTTGCTGTTCACCTGTGCTCCTGTTTATTCTGGACAAAAGGTAGAATTTAAACATTGCTCAGTCTGTTTTCCTTGGATCAGGTGCTATGTATACAAATTGCAACGTTTATGTTCCTACTGTTGAACTTGTAAGAGAACGCACGTCTTTGCATGAAGATAATGCAACCATGGTATTGTGAATGTGATCTATCGTCAACATTACCTTTCCATGCTACTGTACTGGTAGGCAAGTACATTTTGCCAATGGCTTTCTGCACCTGAAAAATATCATAACATGGGGTACAATTGTCTGGTCTAACAATTAAGAATCTCTGCTACAGTCTTGCCTCTGGGGAGGATCATGAGCATGCTACAAACAATGCCCCCTTTCTGCCCTTAATAGCTGTCACATGTGGTAGCCAGAAAGGGATCTCCACTGTGAAATTGCTGCAACAGATACCCTTTCTACAGCTTACAGGGGTGCATGATTACTGTTAAATAGACTACCCTAGCCCACAACAAGCTTATTGTATAAAGGCATTTTCCTGCAGTCTTTCCCAGTGGGGGCATGATTTAAAGTCCGTAATCCTCCCAGAAATGTCACAGCAATTTAGGGACTTACCTTATTGTCTGCTTGGTAGGAAGGGATCATAAGACCAGGTATTGTTTATTGTAGGGCAGGCCTGTaagtgaaaagaaagaaactgaAAGAAGGGCTGATGTATTTCTGATTGAAGAAAGGAATGGAAAATTTGTTCTACCTGTGTACGTGGAGGTAAAAGAAGAGGGTAGATACCTTTGTCAGAGTTAAATTTTTGATGCGTATGCAAAGAATTGCAAAGACATAGAATTTTATGATGTATATCTTTACGACTCTCTGAAAGTGTTTAAATTTTGATTACATGTTTAAAATCATGTGTTTCCTCCAGCTTGTAAGGAACTCTGCCTTCTTTGCCTAAGCAAGTGTACTAGTATTTAAGATGCTGATCATATTTTCCTCGCTATGATGCATTGTTTATTGTGTAACACTTGTCTTCATAAACTTTCTTGTATTCTGCTAGAAAATCAGCAAAGGTTAACCTTACCCCCAGGCCCTGTAGTTGTCTAGGTTTGGATTGTTTTAAACTTGACTGTGATGAGTTTGTTGAACTTAATTGTCATTTGTTGCATTGCAGGGCAAAGTATTCACCTTTGACAGAGTATTCAAGCCAACAACaacacaagaacaagtctacaACCTCGCCGCCAAAGCTATCGTCAAAGGTCTGTTAAAATTACCATAGCATCATTTTGTATGTTCACAGTCGTTTGAAAGATATAGAATAGTTGTAGTTGTATTGTAATCTTGACGATTCTGTGACATGAAAGCCCAAAAACCTGCATGTCACTAGAACAACAGTATCCTGCATGTTACCTATGTGACTTTGTGGATTCTTTTTAGTCAgggatatcaaaaccagaacaTGCAAAACATTTTGTGCAAGTCAAGACGACATATTTGTTCTCTTCTTttcttgcagtgtttttcacacTATTTTGTCTTCATGTTTTCCATGTAGATGTACTGGATGGCTACAATGGAACAATATTCGCATATGGACAGACGTCCAGTGGGAAAACACATACAATGGAGGTAAGGGATATAGAGTTTATAAACTCTTTTCCATGTCAAGCTTACAGCAAACAAAGCATTTGCAGCACTGCTTGACAGGATTGAAATCAAAGAGAAGTTCAATAATAGATAACAGAATAAACCTTAGAAGACAGAAGCCTCGTAAAGGATTGCTTGGTAGCTTACTTAGCCTTAAATGAGGCATCAAGGAAATACATCTTCATTTGTGATGCCCATTAAGTGCCTTAAGAGGATTAAAGAAGGAAAGGTTTAGAAGTAGCCAGGCATAATGGCCACATTAATTGTGAGGCTGATCTAGATGAAGTGATGGGAAATCAGTAACTGATGAAGTACAGAGTAAAATTTGGATGGCCAGAGGGTTGTACCAGGATAATCAGAAGAGTTGCAGGAGGCAGGTTTGTGAAATACCAAAATTGTGTTTCTTATTGCTGACTTCTGTCACAATTATTTTTCCTGGCACAGCCCTaaattgatacagatacaggtattaATCTTACTAACAGCAAAAAAGGTTTTGTCAAAAGtaataaaatgataaattttcATAACTAATTGCTATTTCTCCatacatatgtacttgaaaaaacaAGGTAGTTAACCAGTGAACACATCGATTTGGGCTTGTGTAAGATGAAGACTGTAAGAATCAGTTGAGTCCAAGCTATACTCTGTACTTGTATGTGACTGTACTGACCCCCATGTACGTTCCAGGGAGTACTACATGACTTTTCACAGCGGGGCATCATACCACGTATTGTGGACGACATCTTCAACCATATCTACAGTATGGACGAAAACCTTGAGTTCCATATAAAGGCAAGTGGTAAACAAGAAACAAGACTGAAGCAGTGTCTTCCACAGCTTAGAAAACAGCATGGTGAACATCATTTCCCTCCCCCtgaccaattttttttcagtcccCATGGCTATATGTTTGTCTCCATGCAGATTTTTTTTAGACATGTTCAAACCCATGTTCTTTGGTCTAGTTTCACACAAATTAGACTCTCTGTTGTTTCAGCCCCTTATTTTTTTTAGTTGAGATTACAAAGAGTTTTCCCCGTACATGTATCTCACCATGCTGTCGAAAAGGCTTGTGGAAGACACTGCATGCTGTCGGTAAGACTCTAACCACGGAGCTATCTACGCTTCCCTTCGCAGGGCGTTCTCCACGATCCCATCCAGCGTGGCATCATCCCTCGCATCGTTGACGATATTTTCAACCATATCTACAGTATGGATGAAAACCTTGAGTTCCATATCAAGGTAGGTGGTTCGGGTTGGTAACTGTCGCCTTTCTCACAGCTGGAGTGTCCCTGTCCTGGCTCGACACTGCAAGCATGGAAGCAGATCATTCACAAGCACACAGAACCTTAGTCATTTGACTTGTAAGGACTATGCCAGGAAAGAAAAAGTATAGTCACTATTATAGCAGTTCAAATGAAACGGTTCAACATGTCTAGATGTACGTACAAAAGTTtcgtaaaaaaacaaaagaagtatCTGCTTGCACCTacccatttttattttgtttcttctggCACAGTCCTTagtttatgtatgttgttttcaaaacattgatgctatttcttaattttttttaaggTAGATTATTTCCTGTGCGTCTTCTCCATTGAGCCATGCCTATTTTGTGTGACGACCTCCTTATTCATCTTGATATGTTGttctagtacatttgtataccctTACGTTTGCACCACTGAATGTGTTGGAATACATTGGATTGCCTTTTTGCAGTGTATTATTGTGCATGGTATCCATTAcattttgcttttattttcattcGTTGTTACTTTTGTGTTATTTGTCAGATTACATGGTGTGGTACGTGTGAACttaatgtgtgtttttgtcatgCTAGAAATCCATGCCAATAATCCTATTCATCCCAACTACTGATGATCTTCTATCAGCAGCTTGGCTGAAAAGGGTTAATGGGTACTTCCTAGTTCTGTCACAGATCTTAAAGAACAAGGTGTTAGATAATGCAGCTTGCTGCAAAAATGTATGCACTAAATACAAAGAAATATCATGAAAGGAACTGTGTACATGTTCAAAAACAGTGTgcatgctgtacatgtacgtccATGAATGTGATATACCGGTAAATACTGTTTGGCTTGTTCATGCGACTGAACTTCTAATTCATCTCTCCCAAAAGGTGACATATGTTGAGGTTTACATGGACAAAATTAGAGACCTTCTGGATGGTAAGTGTTGCAGTTATTGTTAGTGGTGGGGGCTGACTTCTTTCTTCTCTCTGTTTCCTCCTCACTACAGGTTTCTTATTTTGAAATTTACATGGACAAAATTAGGGATCTCCTTGATGGTATGTTTGTCCCGGTTCTTCTCTTACTGATTGCTGTgcctctttaaccttctccctgctgcctaaccctgtaaccattAGAAAGTTGGTGCCAAAATGCTACTttaacagggagaaggttaagtgtaACGATAAACATGTAGCTCTGAGAGTGAGAGTAGACTAGTATCTAAAGGCTGTAGATGGATGCAATTGCTGTGAGTGTGCAATAGGCATAGAGCAATGGCATAATGTACAATGCATGCATTGCCTGTTTAGAGAACATGAAGTTATGTCGCATTGTCCACAGCACTGTGTGATCAAGGTATTTGCAGTAGTTATAGTTTAGTACAGTGCTGAGTCATATTCCTGTTTGTACAATGACTGATAAAATGTTCAACTTCCTTCCAGTACAAAAGACTAACCTGTCGGTACATGAAGACAAGAACAGGGTTCCCTACGTCAAGGTAAGATTGTTTACCATTTGTTGCAACAATTAATTACATACAAAGATATCTCAAACATGCCTGATAAACTGGTTAAGACAAAAATATTTGCAAGAAGGCAATGTCTTACTTATGTATATTGAGCCAGCTCCGAGTTTTTTGAGAAAGGTTGTCTGAACATGTGGATTTTTTCAGGGTGCAACCGAGCGGTTTGTGTCAAGTCCAGAGGAGGTGATGGACACAATAGATGAAGGCAAAAGCAACAGACACGTGGCTGTAACAAGTGAGTTCAGCCTTCTTTTCACGACTTATCTTCTGTACATGATTCTGGAGATACTTGAAGTTCAAActtcaaattttaaaatcaGCATAGCAGCACATGGTACTCAATGTAGACAGTACTGAATCGCTTTGATTTTTTCAGAATTGATTAATCAAAAGCAAAACAGCATTGCATCAATGACCAAAACTGACCAAGACTTATATGAAATCCACGGAATTAAAAAGTTGTTGTACTGTTTACCGTAAAGATAGATTAGAAATATCTGAATGCGTTTTCAAGACGATTGCTTGAAGTCCTAATTCAAGTCAAACTATTGGATAAATGTAACAAAGTGAGTTGACAATCATGCAATTACCCATTTAAAACTCCTAACCAACCATTGGAATATTGACATATGACATCTACCTGTAATGGCTGACTCTGTGTTCCCCACCCAGACATGAACGAGCACAGCTCCCGCAGCCACAGTATCTTCCTCATCCATGTCAAGCAGGAGAATCTGGAGACAGAGAAGAAGCTGCATGGGAAACTCTATCTGGTCGACTTGGCTGGCAGTGAAAAGGTCGGGATCTTCTGTTGAGACTTCATCAGTTCCTGAATGGCAGCACAGAGTCTCTTTTAAACTGCTTAGTGCTGCAGTAATGGAATAGAATCTCAAACTGAATGTGAATTATATGAGGACGGAAAAAAGAGGATATATGAAGGGCCAAAACTGGAAATTTAAAATTGGTACCATTTAAGTTCTCTGTTTACAAATTCCATTGCTGTGAATTCAAACCGAGTACTTTCCACTCAACAGTTGAATATAGATTAATAAATATTCTCTTAAGACTAGTACTGATACATTTCCTTTAATACCACTTCTGTAGGTGAGCAAGACTGGTGCTGAGGGCACTGTGCTGGATGAAGCCAAGAACATCAACAAATCTTTGTCTGCCCTGGGAAATGTTGTCTCTGCATTAGCTGAAGGAAAGGTAATATCATCCCTATTATTACATTGCTTTTCTATAGTTTTCAGTGGAAAACCTTGCAAAAACTGAAATGTATCTATAAGTATAAGCCCTAAGCTTGAATCAATCCTCTAAAAATCTTGAGGGCTTAGAGTCCAATTTTAATCTGAAGTACGCTGCTGATTTTCTTTCCAACAGAAAGCGTACATCCCTTATCGAGACAGCAAAATTACCAGAATCCTCCCTATCAGGATATTGCTAACCTGTACTTGTCAGTAACAAGCCTTGCAAAAACCAAGACCCTTTTATAAGTACATGACCTAAACCTTAAGAATCATTCCTATGGACTTATCTAATTAGTACATTGCTGTGTTTTTCTTTCCCACAGAAAGCGTACATCCCCTATCGAGACAGCAAGATGACCAGAATCCTCCAGGAGGCGCTGGGTGGAAACTCACGtaccaccatcatcatctgtGCTTCCCCGTCCTCCTACAACGAGTTCGAGACCAAGTCCACCCTCATGTTCGGCCAGCGAGCCAAGACAATCAAGAACACTGTTACTGTCAACCTGGAGCTTACCGCAGAGGAATGGAGGAAAAAGTAcgagaaggagaaggaaaagaacgcaAAGCTACGCGCTTTGCTGCAGCGGTACGAGGCTGAGGTGTCCAAGTATGGGCTTGGTAAGTATGAGTATATCCGTAGTGTTAATCATTGGCCATCCCTCCTGTAGATGTCACTACATCCATTGCTTCTCATTTCATCTGAACTTTGCAAGTATGCTGATACTGTACTTTGGAACAGAACTTTCATTTGTATGATCTTGTAGATCTATATGTGAATTTGTTCGAAAAAGGTATTCACACTTCTAGAACCGACCAATGTGAAGAAAAATCGAAAATTCAGCACTCATCATATTTCATGTCTTACCATTTATCACCAAATCACATATCTTATGCATCACCAGAAAGACAtatattttcttcttccttcCTTTCCACTTTCTACCTGTTCTATTCTTTCCTGCTCAAAATGTCATATTCACCTCAAATTTCTCTTTCTGACTCAAGAAACCTTAGATCTTACTGATCCTGCCCTTCTAGACAGTAAGTTCTTCCTTTACCACATAATACCCTGTGATGTGTTGGTAACATTTGATGCTGAATTATAGATACACTTTGTCTTTTTCTGTGctttttcaaaactttctttAATCTATTATACTTATATAGTTTGTCTTTTAGTCTACAGTATGTCATAATTTTGTGGTAGACATAATTCTATCTCTTAGCATGTCATTCATTATCATTGACTATTGATTTGAATTTTACTGATAAATTTCTGTTCTAATAGATGTCATATTTGTTTGCATGCTACACAACATCACATTCTAACAATTCACCCGATTTTAGCACTAAATCCAACAAATTAAGTCATCTCTCCTATTTGCAGCATTAAACCACCACATTCACACCCAACCACAGGTCAAAACTTGCCAATACTTTTCTTTCAGGAAGAAATTTCGAAAATCTATGTAGCTTTTTCCAGTTTCCAAATTCCCTTTATTTGTCGACCAAAGCAAAACTGATTACAAAACATCAATTATATCACGAACTGTGCCCTTCTACAAGACTTCAACAGAAAGACATTACATGAAACTGCAATGCAGCTGTGTGTGATGGGGTGTTAGATTCCCATGTCGTACTCAACTAgccattctctctctctttctccttgCCCCTTGCCACCCTCCCTGCTTCTGCATGCAGCACAATGTAAGTCCCCAGGATGTCTTCAGAACTTATCCCATTCTTACTATTCTGCCTAACTCCTCTAACCTACTTACTGTGTACGAGTAGTTTCGGTATATAGTGTTAGTGACTCTTTGAAGGGAGAGCTGTACTCAGGATGCTGTGTATCAGATTGCACAGATTTCATTTTAATCTAGATATACATGATAAATACAAGATATGCATGATGAATTATTAACTGATTCCAGACAACTATGGAATGAATCCTTCATCTGAATATTGGCTATTAAATTCTTATTGAAGGCAGCTatattgctacatgtatgttgtgtaatGATGCACATTATTAGAACTTAAAGAAATCGTCTTTCTTACTCTTTAGAAAAACATATTGGTCCAAATTGTCCTAGTTAAGCATCACTTATTGTTACCTCAATATGAATATGTCATTAAAAAGAGGAGATCATAGAAATTTCCAGACTAGTACTTTCTTACTAAGTATGTACTAAGTACTTTATCCTGCCGCATATGCCGGGATGGGCGTCAGTGGGAGGTGTACTCAAACCAATAGTCAATACACATTTTATATAAGATCATGAGTTTTCTAAAGTGACTTGACTAAAGCATTTTTGCATCATCATGATCCTAACTTTTCTTCAGAATGGACAACCTGACAGGAAAGCTGTTGTTTATTATCCCAGCTTACGAATGTTGAACCGTTCCCAGGTGATGCTGTCCCTGTGGACGTACTGAAGGGTATTCTGGCTGACAAGTCTGCTGTGGTGGACAACACCCCCGCGCCGCCCACCATCGAGGCCGTGAACAACAATGCCAACGTCCAGGCTGTGGCTGTGAGCGATGAAGAGATGCGCAAGTTTGAGGAGGAGAGAACTCAGCTCTACCTGCAACTGGATGAGAAGGTAGAAAAGTACATCCTTACACAAGAACATGATAGACTTTTGAATCTTGTTCTTCAATGAAGTCTTAAAAGCCTACACAATTCTGGACAAGAgcatgctaaactttcttccaaaagcCATCTTGTAATTCAATGAAATATTAAAATcctatcatatatcatatcagaTGTTGAAAATCAACTTGAAGTCTAAAAGAATATTATAGTTAGATTTTTAAGTAGTACAGAAATTAAAAGTTGAACTACACATTAATAAGAGTGCTCTTTTGCTCATCGTACCATTTCAACATGTGAAAAAAGTATGTGATGATTGCAAACTTTCATCTGATTTTTTACTAAACATACGTCCTGTTTGTTGTTAAACATAAATCTAGAAATCTAGaattattgtacattttctgtggaaaacaaacattttttctttctgcAGGACAACGAGATTAGCCAGCAGAGCGTGATGGTGGAGAAGTTGAACTGCCAGATGATGGAGCAGAACGAGCTGCTCAACCAGACTCGGCGGGACTTTGAGACCCTCCAGGTCAGAAACACAGCCTTCATGATTCATGGACTCCTCGCAGATAACAGCTTTTAGTGACCTGTTGTGATCAAAAGCTAGAAAATCTGGATGACAACATGTTCAGTCATAGTCTTGTCTAGCCATGTATGCATGTAATGGTAAACATTCCATTGAACATTGGTCTCTTTGAGTTTGTAAAATCATGTAATGTAGTGTTTAGTCTCAAGTTAGATAGAATTCTTTGGTAATGTTATATAAGCAaaggtgtacatgtgtagatgttaATCTCGATGTTTAGTACTGCTCGACCTTGCCATTGTTCCTGTTACAATTATTGTGCTAAAAGTTTGATTGAATCAAGAATTCTATTGTGTAAATAGATAGAAATGAACATGCCATAAATTTGACCCCGTTTACAATTGTTGGGCAGTAAAGTTTGATTGAATCAAAAATTCTATTGTGTAAATAGAtgaatttgccatacattgtacccatTACAATTGTTGGGCAGTAAAGTTTTGATTGAGTCAAAAATTCTGTTGTCTGAATAGATGGAGATGAACCGACTGCAGTCTGAGAATGATGCAGCAAAGGAGGAGGTGAAGGAGGTTCTTCAGGCCCTTGAGGAGCTGGCTGTCAACTACGACCAGAAGTCTCAGGAGGTGGAGGAGAAGATGAAGGAGAACGAGCAGCTGAACGATGAACTCAGCCAAAAACAGGTCACTCTTTGAGtctacaaccttgtcttgacttaggcccgatttacacacaaggtTTCGGAGTTGACTctgggctgtgtgtgaggagctttagGCTGCTCAAGtacctactagaaaacgctacttgagtggcctagggttctccttgcacagtcctgagtcacCTCCAAGTCGATTCAAAAACCCAGCCATAGTCTTTtattgaaccatcctaaatTGTTTTTACCTCATTAACGTATCGATgctgagttttggtataaaaactggttctccagttcttgcctttagtcactgacaaaagatagcagatgctgtctgaaagttatgtttcaaaattatatccagttgcttgagcgaCTGGCTTTTGGCAGGTGACTCTTTggactttgaactttatttcacATCTTTAAAATGTTGGCACTAAAGCATAGCCATGTGCAGAATACAAGTAGTCATAAAATCCTAACAAATAGTAACTAAGCATATATCAAACAACTTAAAGAGtttataaaaaaagaaagaatgggAAGCCAtagttttttaattttttttatattcaagtAAGAAGGCATTACAGACATAGTGGTGATGCACTCAATTTGACAAACTTATATTAGCGATACaactaaatatatatacacaagacaTAAAAGTGAAAAGATAAGAATACAATACTTTGTTGCATTAACTTGTTACGAAATAATAATGAAGTAATAGGAAGGCATATTGACTAATAACATGGCATATACTACAGTGCATCCTATCTCAACAAAGTAAGATAGCCAGAGTGTAACCGTAGGATTTGTTGCCATGCTGTAGACCTCTCTACGGAGTACTGAAGGGGAACTGCAGACCATCAAGGAGGTCCAGACCCACCAGCGCAAGCGGGTCAGCGAGATGATGGTCAGTCTGCTGAAGGACCTGGGCGAGATCGGTATCACTCTGGGCACCAAACCCgcagatacaaatgtaaggaAGTCTTTATGTATGATGTCAGCAAACTTCTACAATGTACCACAATCTTGCTCCTATAGCAAAACAAGATGGGGAACATACATGAAGCTAGCAAAAATTTAAAGATATTGTTATATAGAGGGTTGTCAGAACGTTTTTGAGAACACTTGTATGTAAAATAGAAATATGGGGGAGGGGTACTTTGATATTGTTGTCTTGTCTCCACTTTTAGCTAACTCTGACttcttttaccttttttatATCATTGATTAAAGATCCAGCCAGGAAAATTTGCAGAGGTAAGATTAATGTAAAATGGTCTCTGTCCTGCCATGCATGTACATTGAAGCTCAGACAGACTTGATACTTAATACTCCCGAAACTGAAATGCATAAGTATGTTGTGCCATGAATGAAACGATCCAACATGTGCTATGAGAATGCTGAGCGAATCTGAGCTAACTGTTGACTTGGTTTCTTCTCACCATTAGAACACATCTGGGGAGGTGAACGGGAAGATCGAAGAGGAATTCACAATGGCTCGACTCTTTGTCAGCAAGATGAAGTCAGAGGTGAAGGCACTTGCAACGGTAAGTTTCAACATCATCAATGGCTCAATGGTTTTtaattttattcagtaagaatcTCTCGGGCAACAACACCCGAATTAAGTCCTTATTACAGAGGATATACAGTATAGACCACATTGAAACAATGACTTGTTACACTTGACGTAACATTGTCACTTAAAAACATCATGTAAAATATTCCTGTCATCATAACTTCTGCAGTGCGGACTGTGGTTCACCTTCAAAACAGCACTGATATAACAACTTTTCCAAACTTACtagaaatgtttttacaaacGTTAACATGTAAGGTAGTCTTTAGATAGATTCTTGAGAAAGACAAAGTCGAAACCAGTCAAATTCAGTCTCAGCCCAAGCTCCGAATGAAATTAGTATTTAGAAAGTGTATACTGTACATACCATTGTACCATTAAATTTCAGTGCACACAATACaacaattaaaaacaaattctttTCAAAGTAAGCTGTCAGCAATTGATCATGACTGTTGTAAGTTTTCTTCATGTCTTGCTTGTGTTGTAACAGAGAT
Coding sequences:
- the LOC136447201 gene encoding kinesin heavy chain-like isoform X1 translates to MTDPSECSIKVVCRFRPMNAAETAAGSRPISKFPADDTVNIQGKVFTFDRVFKPTTTQEQVYNLAAKAIVKDVLDGYNGTIFAYGQTSSGKTHTMEGVLHDFSQRGIIPRIVDDIFNHIYSMDENLEFHIKVTYVEVYMDKIRDLLDVQKTNLSVHEDKNRVPYVKGATERFVSSPEEVMDTIDEGKSNRHVAVTNMNEHSSRSHSIFLIHVKQENLETEKKLHGKLYLVDLAGSEKVSKTGAEGTVLDEAKNINKSLSALGNVVSALAEGKKAYIPYRDSKMTRILQEALGGNSRTTIIICASPSSYNEFETKSTLMFGQRAKTIKNTVTVNLELTAEEWRKKYEKEKEKNAKLRALLQRYEAEVSKYGLETLDLTDPALLDSDAVPVDVLKGILADKSAVVDNTPAPPTIEAVNNNANVQAVAVSDEEMRKFEEERTQLYLQLDEKDNEISQQSVMVEKLNCQMMEQNELLNQTRRDFETLQMEMNRLQSENDAAKEEVKEVLQALEELAVNYDQKSQEVEEKMKENEQLNDELSQKQTSLRSTEGELQTIKEVQTHQRKRVSEMMVSLLKDLGEIGITLGTKPADTNIQPGKFAENTSGEVNGKIEEEFTMARLFVSKMKSEVKALATRCQTLEITNTDCNKKMDENEKELGQCRMLIQQHEVKMRSLIESMKDVEHKKRSLEESVDSLNEELAELHSSEELRVAALRDKEEKHAEKIESTLQMKSTLEKQIESHREAHQKQVARLRDEIEQKQGHIDQLRDQNQKMILEHEKLQSDYEKLKEEEAEKSRKLAELTLQTDRRQQAQADLKGLEETVAKELQTLHNLRKLFVQDLQQRVKRSQNNEDDDTGASAAQKQKISFLENNLDQLTKVHKQLVRDNADLRCELPKLEKRLRATAERVKSLEAALKDAKEGAMRDRKRYQHEVDRIKDAVRQRNMARRGHGGAQVAKPIRPGQPIGAGIRGGSPGMSNGPSIRGGGGLSPSREQNPNIMNSPTSPRGDAESSRKLPNVPVALPNRGGVRMSDAADFKDAMRSSRARKLPTGGPGVPAVQVVPRTSESSEAKS
- the LOC136447201 gene encoding kinesin heavy chain-like isoform X5 → MTDPSECSIKVVCRFRPMNAAETAAGSRPISKFPADDTVNIQGKVFTFDRVFKPTTTQEQVYNLAAKAIVKDVLDGYNGTIFAYGQTSSGKTHTMEGVLHDFSQRGIIPRIVDDIFNHIYSMDENLEFHIKVTYVEVYMDKIRDLLDVQKTNLSVHEDKNRVPYVKGATERFVSSPEEVMDTIDEGKSNRHVAVTNMNEHSSRSHSIFLIHVKQENLETEKKLHGKLYLVDLAGSEKVSKTGAEGTVLDEAKNINKSLSALGNVVSALAEGKKAYIPYRDSKMTRILQEALGGNSRTTIIICASPSSYNEFETKSTLMFGQRAKTIKNTVTVNLELTAEEWRKKYEKEKEKNAKLRALLQRYEAEVSKYGLETLDLTDPALLDSDAVPVDVLKGILADKSAVVDNTPAPPTIEAVNNNANVQAVAVSDEEMRKFEEERTQLYLQLDEKDNEISQQSVMVEKLNCQMMEQNELLNQTRRDFETLQMEMNRLQSENDAAKEEVKEVLQALEELAVNYDQKSQEVEEKMKENEQLNDELSQKQTSLRSTEGELQTIKEVQTHQRKRVSEMMVSLLKDLGEIGITLGTKPADTNIQPGKFAENTSGEVNGKIEEEFTMARLFVSKMKSEVKALATRCQTLEITNTDCNKKMDENEKELGQCRMLIQQHEVKMRSLIESMKDVEHKKRSLEESVDSLNEELAELHSSEELRVAALRDKEEKHAEKIESTLQMKSTLEKQIESHREAHQKQVARLRDEIEQKQGHIDQLRDQNQKMILEHEKLQSDYEKLKEEEAEKSRKLAELTLQTDRRQQAQADLKGLEETVAKELQTLHNLRKLFVQDLQQRVKRSQNNEDDDTGASAAQKQKISFLENNLDQLTKVHKQLVRDNADLRCELPKLEKRLRATAERVKSLEAALKDAKEGAMRDRKRYQHEVDRIKDAVRQRNMARRGHGGAQVAKPIRPGQPIGAGIRGGSPGMSNGPSIRGGGGLSPSREQNPNIMNSPTSPRGDAESSRKLPNVPVALPNRGGVRMSDAADFKDAMRSSRARKLPTGGPGVPAVQVVPRSTTVKESQ
- the LOC136447201 gene encoding kinesin heavy chain-like isoform X6 → MTDPSECSIKVVCRFRPMNAAETAAGSRPISKFPADDTVNIQGKVFTFDRVFKPTTTQEQVYNLAAKAIVKDVLDGYNGTIFAYGQTSSGKTHTMEGVLHDFSQRGIIPRIVDDIFNHIYSMDENLEFHIKVTYVEVYMDKIRDLLDVQKTNLSVHEDKNRVPYVKGATERFVSSPEEVMDTIDEGKSNRHVAVTNMNEHSSRSHSIFLIHVKQENLETEKKLHGKLYLVDLAGSEKVSKTGAEGTVLDEAKNINKSLSALGNVVSALAEGKKAYIPYRDSKMTRILQEALGGNSRTTIIICASPSSYNEFETKSTLMFGQRAKTIKNTVTVNLELTAEEWRKKYEKEKEKNAKLRALLQRYEAEVSKYGLETLDLTDPALLDSDAVPVDVLKGILADKSAVVDNTPAPPTIEAVNNNANVQAVAVSDEEMRKFEEERTQLYLQLDEKDNEISQQSVMVEKLNCQMMEQNELLNQTRRDFETLQMEMNRLQSENDAAKEEVKEVLQALEELAVNYDQKSQEVEEKMKENEQLNDELSQKQTSLRSTEGELQTIKEVQTHQRKRVSEMMVSLLKDLGEIGITLGTKPADTNNTSGEVNGKIEEEFTMARLFVSKMKSEVKALATRCQTLEITNTDCNKKMDENEKELGQCRMLIQQHEVKMRSLIESMKDVEHKKRSLEESVDSLNEELAELHSSEELRVAALRDKEEKHAEKIESTLQMKSTLEKQIESHREAHQKQVARLRDEIEQKQGHIDQLRDQNQKMILEHEKLQSDYEKLKEEEAEKSRKLAELTLQTDRRQQAQADLKGLEETVAKELQTLHNLRKLFVQDLQQRVKRSQNNEDDDTGASAAQKQKISFLENNLDQLTKVHKQLVRDNADLRCELPKLEKRLRATAERVKSLEAALKDAKEGAMRDRKRYQHEVDRIKDAVRQRNMARRGHGGAQVAKPIRPGQPIGAGIRGGSPGMSNGPSIRGGGGLSPSREQNPNIMNSPTSPRGDAESSRKLPNVPVALPNRGGVRMSDAADFKDAMRSSRARKLPTGGPGVPAVQVVPRTSESSEAKS